The Streptomyces sp. NBC_01197 genome window below encodes:
- a CDS encoding chitinase: protein MKRIRIRALFCGVATAALAAAGLAAFSTGQAAGATTGTNGATALSNRWYAAAPYLMPTDNNPPDAGAIMDATGLKAFQLAFILAPNGGGCSPTWGGTSAVSSDTAVSSVISAIRAKGGDVSVSIGGYGGTKLGQACSDAASTAAAYQQVITKYQLKAIDFDLEEPEYENTAAVAHEIGAAKILQQSNPGLYVSVTTAGTADGTGWFGKQMLNEAKSQGFTPNNFSIMPFDGGFSGAASQTSALTNFNTILQSTFGWNEATAYAHEGFSGMNGRSDTGEYFKQADFQTVLDFATSHHMDRFTFWSLNRDRQCSPPDNGTTSGTCSSVPQTDWEFAKYAVTFAGATPPTTPPTTPPVSTSPTPPGGACTAAAWSSTAVYTGGDTVSHGGHTWQAQWWTQNEEPGTTGDWGVWRDKGAC, encoded by the coding sequence ATGAAACGCATTCGCATCCGTGCCCTGTTCTGTGGCGTGGCGACCGCCGCGCTGGCCGCCGCCGGGCTGGCCGCATTCAGCACCGGCCAGGCGGCCGGAGCGACCACCGGCACCAACGGGGCCACCGCACTCAGCAACCGCTGGTACGCGGCGGCCCCTTACCTCATGCCCACCGACAACAACCCGCCCGACGCCGGGGCCATCATGGACGCCACCGGACTCAAGGCCTTCCAGCTCGCGTTCATCCTTGCCCCCAACGGCGGTGGCTGCAGCCCGACTTGGGGCGGCACATCGGCCGTCTCGTCCGACACCGCGGTGAGCTCCGTCATCAGCGCGATCCGCGCCAAGGGCGGCGACGTCTCGGTCTCCATCGGCGGGTACGGCGGCACCAAGCTCGGCCAGGCCTGCTCCGACGCGGCATCGACTGCCGCCGCGTACCAGCAGGTCATCACCAAGTACCAGCTGAAGGCCATCGACTTCGACCTGGAGGAGCCGGAGTACGAGAACACCGCGGCCGTCGCGCACGAGATCGGCGCGGCGAAGATCCTCCAGCAGAGCAACCCGGGCCTGTACGTGTCGGTCACCACCGCGGGCACGGCCGACGGCACCGGCTGGTTCGGCAAGCAGATGCTGAACGAGGCCAAGTCGCAGGGGTTCACACCCAACAACTTCTCGATCATGCCCTTCGACGGGGGCTTCAGCGGAGCCGCCTCACAGACGAGCGCGCTCACCAACTTCAACACCATCCTGCAGTCGACCTTCGGCTGGAACGAGGCGACCGCCTACGCCCATGAGGGCTTCTCCGGCATGAACGGCCGCAGCGACACCGGCGAGTACTTCAAGCAGGCGGACTTCCAGACCGTCCTGGACTTCGCCACCAGCCACCACATGGACCGCTTCACCTTCTGGTCGCTCAACCGCGACCGCCAGTGCAGCCCGCCGGACAACGGCACCACGTCCGGAACCTGCAGCAGCGTGCCCCAGACGGACTGGGAGTTCGCCAAGTACGCGGTGACGTTCGCCGGGGCGACACCACCCACCACACCCCCGACCACACCACCCGTCTCCACCTCCCCCACTCCGCCCGGCGGAGCCTGCACCGCGGCGGCCTGGAGCAGCACCGCGGTCTACACGGGCGGCGACACGGTCTCCCATGGCGGCCACACCTGGCAGGCCCAGTGGTGGACCCAGAACGAGGAGCCGGGTACCACGGGCGACTGGGGCGTCTGGCGGGACAAGGGAGCGTGCTGA
- a CDS encoding DNA-binding protein NsdB, whose product MTGEPNTRLADLFGLAGWSKGELARMVNRQAAVMGHQQLATDTSRVRRWIDMGECPREPVPKVLAALFTERLGRVVTIEDLGFVRPGRAGKRQAVGNAEETANPDGLPWAPERTAAVLTEFTGMDLMLNRRGLVGAGAALAAGSALSSAMHDWLHTDPALASDAPRTDRPLHAEPAGFDRYEAAPIGSQEIEALEHSVEIFRAWDASRGGGLQRKAVVGQLNEVGGMLSYHHPDSLQRRLWGVAANLAVLAGWMSHDVGLEPTAQKYFVIAAHAAREGGDRPRAGEALSRAARQMVHLGRPDEALDLMKLAQSGSGERNLPRTRAMLHTIEAWAQASLGHGQAMRRTLGEAEELFVSDRGDEPAPSWMQMFDEADLHGMQALAYRTLADHDPSAAAIAQGHAKRALELRINGRQRSKIFDYISLASACFIANDPEQADRYARLALVSMGETSSHRTWDRLREMYRLTGQYARHGSIQELREEIRLAMPQQMKRPRNAQA is encoded by the coding sequence GTGACCGGAGAACCCAACACCCGCCTGGCAGACCTGTTCGGCCTGGCCGGCTGGTCCAAGGGCGAACTCGCGAGAATGGTGAACCGGCAGGCGGCCGTCATGGGCCACCAGCAGCTGGCGACCGACACCTCGCGGGTCAGGCGCTGGATCGACATGGGCGAGTGCCCGCGCGAACCGGTGCCGAAGGTGCTGGCAGCCCTGTTCACCGAGCGGCTCGGCCGTGTCGTGACCATTGAGGACCTCGGGTTCGTACGGCCTGGGCGCGCTGGGAAACGGCAGGCCGTCGGGAACGCGGAAGAGACAGCGAACCCGGACGGCCTCCCGTGGGCGCCAGAACGGACGGCAGCGGTCCTCACCGAATTCACGGGAATGGACCTCATGCTCAACCGACGCGGCTTGGTGGGCGCAGGCGCTGCGCTTGCCGCAGGCTCCGCACTCAGCAGCGCCATGCACGACTGGCTCCACACCGATCCGGCCCTCGCTTCGGACGCCCCACGCACCGACCGCCCCCTGCACGCCGAGCCCGCCGGTTTCGACCGCTACGAGGCCGCACCCATCGGGTCCCAGGAGATCGAGGCGCTGGAGCACTCCGTCGAGATCTTCCGCGCCTGGGACGCCTCACGCGGCGGCGGGCTCCAACGCAAGGCGGTCGTGGGCCAGTTGAACGAGGTGGGAGGCATGCTCTCCTACCACCACCCCGACTCCCTGCAGCGGCGCCTGTGGGGCGTCGCAGCCAACCTCGCCGTACTCGCGGGCTGGATGTCCCACGACGTCGGCCTCGAACCCACGGCCCAGAAGTACTTCGTCATCGCCGCCCACGCGGCGCGCGAAGGCGGCGACCGTCCACGCGCCGGTGAGGCCCTGTCACGCGCCGCGCGCCAGATGGTCCATCTGGGCCGCCCGGACGAAGCCCTGGATCTGATGAAGCTCGCGCAGAGCGGCTCCGGTGAGCGCAACCTGCCGCGCACCCGCGCCATGCTGCACACCATCGAGGCCTGGGCGCAGGCTTCGCTGGGCCACGGGCAGGCCATGCGGCGCACGCTCGGTGAGGCCGAGGAGCTGTTCGTTTCGGACCGCGGGGACGAGCCCGCGCCGAGCTGGATGCAGATGTTCGACGAGGCGGATCTCCACGGGATGCAGGCGCTGGCTTACCGCACGCTCGCGGACCACGATCCGTCCGCTGCCGCAATCGCCCAGGGCCACGCCAAGCGGGCGCTCGAACTGCGGATCAACGGCCGCCAGCGGTCGAAGATCTTCGACTACATCTCGCTGGCCTCGGCCTGCTTCATCGCAAACGACCCCGAACAGGCCGACCGCTACGCCCGGCTCGCACTGGTGTCGATGGGGGAGACCTCATCGCACCGCACCTGGGACCGGCTGCGTGAGATGTACCGGCTCACCGGGCAGTACGCGCGCCACGGAAGCATCCAGGAGCTGCGGGAGGAGATCCGGCTCGCCATGCCCCAGCAGATGAAGCGGCCCAGGAACGCCCAGGCTTAG
- a CDS encoding glutathione S-transferase family protein, translated as MNQPTESADSGDDDGNSGYGRKPFKRSKSHFADRITADGRDGWPAEAGRYRLVVSRACPWASRALVSRRLLGLEDALSLSVTDPVQDDRSWRFTLDPGGRDPVLGIRFLSEAYDARESGYPGGVSVPAIVDVPSGQLVTNDFQQITLDLATEWSALHRPGAPELYPERLRDEIDEVMEGIYRDVNNGVYRAGFASEQGEYDDAYRDVFQRLDLVSERLTGQRYLVGDTVTEADIRLFTTLVRFDAVYHGHFKCNRSKLTEDPVLWAYARDLFQTPGFGDTVDFDHIKRHYYQVHTGINPTGIVPLGPDLSGWFTPHYREELGGRPFGDGTPPGPVAPAEEVPPAGRPPEY; from the coding sequence ATGAACCAGCCCACCGAGAGCGCCGACAGCGGCGACGACGACGGCAACTCCGGATACGGCAGGAAGCCGTTCAAGCGGTCGAAGAGCCACTTCGCCGACCGCATCACGGCCGACGGCCGCGACGGCTGGCCGGCCGAGGCCGGGCGGTACCGGCTGGTGGTCAGCAGGGCCTGCCCGTGGGCGAGCCGCGCGCTGGTGTCACGGCGGCTGCTCGGCCTGGAGGACGCGCTGTCGCTGAGCGTCACCGACCCGGTCCAGGACGACCGCAGCTGGCGCTTCACCCTCGACCCCGGCGGCCGGGACCCGGTGCTCGGCATCCGCTTCCTCAGCGAGGCCTACGACGCGCGGGAGTCGGGCTACCCGGGCGGTGTCAGTGTCCCCGCGATCGTCGACGTACCCAGCGGGCAGCTGGTCACCAACGACTTCCAGCAGATCACGCTGGACCTCGCCACCGAATGGTCCGCGCTGCACCGGCCCGGTGCGCCCGAGCTGTATCCGGAGCGGCTGCGCGACGAGATCGACGAGGTCATGGAGGGGATCTACCGCGACGTCAACAACGGGGTGTATCGGGCCGGGTTCGCCTCGGAGCAGGGCGAGTACGACGACGCGTACCGCGATGTGTTCCAGCGGCTCGACCTGGTGTCCGAGCGGCTGACCGGGCAGCGCTATCTGGTGGGGGACACGGTCACCGAGGCGGACATCCGGCTCTTCACCACACTGGTGCGGTTCGACGCCGTCTACCACGGCCACTTCAAGTGCAACCGGTCGAAGCTGACCGAGGACCCGGTGCTCTGGGCGTACGCCAGGGACTTGTTCCAGACACCCGGCTTCGGTGACACGGTCGATTTCGACCACATCAAGCGGCACTACTACCAGGTGCACACGGGCATCAACCCGACCGGCATCGTGCCGCTGGGCCCGGACCTGAGCGGCTGGTTCACCCCCCACTACCGGGAGGAGCTGGGCGGCCGCCCGTTCGGGGACGGCACACCTCCGGGGCCGGTCGCACCGGCCGAGGAGGTCCCGCCGGCCGGGCGCCCGCCGGAGTACTGA
- a CDS encoding NAD(P)-dependent alcohol dehydrogenase: protein MKAVQYRTVGAAPEVVTVPEPEPGPGQVLLKVTAAGVCHSDIAVMSRPAESLPYDLPLTLGHEGAGTVAALGAGVTGFAEGDSVAVYGPWGCGTCVKCAEGKENYCLRAAELGIHPPGLGAPGAMAEYMIVDSPRHLVPLGDLDPVRAVPLTDAGLTPYHAIKRSLAKLTPGSTAVVIGTGGLGHVAIQLLRAMSAARVVALDVTDDKLALAKTVGAHEAVLSDERAAGTVRELTGGLGAQAVFDFVGVPATVALAGAVAGVEADVALVGIGGGTLPVGFGALPFEVSVAAPYWGSRPELAEVLDLARAGSVDVHVETYSIDEAPLAYERLHAGKINGRAVILPQS, encoded by the coding sequence ATGAAAGCAGTCCAGTACCGCACCGTCGGCGCCGCACCCGAGGTAGTCACCGTCCCCGAACCCGAGCCAGGACCGGGGCAGGTCCTCCTGAAGGTCACCGCCGCGGGCGTCTGCCACTCCGACATCGCCGTGATGAGCCGGCCCGCGGAGAGCCTGCCGTACGACCTTCCGCTCACCCTCGGGCACGAGGGGGCCGGCACGGTCGCCGCGCTGGGCGCCGGTGTCACCGGGTTCGCAGAGGGTGATTCCGTCGCGGTCTACGGTCCGTGGGGCTGCGGCACCTGCGTCAAGTGCGCCGAGGGCAAGGAGAATTACTGCCTGCGCGCCGCTGAACTCGGCATCCACCCGCCCGGCCTCGGTGCCCCCGGCGCGATGGCCGAATACATGATCGTGGACAGCCCGCGCCATCTCGTACCGCTCGGCGACCTCGACCCGGTCCGCGCCGTGCCGCTCACCGATGCCGGCCTGACCCCATACCACGCCATCAAGCGCTCGCTCGCGAAGCTCACCCCCGGCTCCACGGCGGTGGTCATCGGTACCGGCGGGCTCGGGCATGTGGCCATCCAGCTGCTGCGGGCGATGTCCGCCGCGCGGGTCGTCGCGCTCGACGTCACGGATGACAAGCTCGCGCTGGCGAAGACAGTGGGCGCCCACGAGGCGGTGCTCTCCGACGAGCGCGCGGCCGGCACGGTCCGCGAGCTGACCGGCGGGCTCGGCGCCCAGGCGGTCTTCGACTTCGTGGGCGTCCCTGCCACAGTGGCGCTGGCCGGTGCGGTGGCCGGTGTCGAGGCCGATGTCGCGCTGGTCGGGATCGGTGGCGGCACGCTGCCCGTCGGCTTCGGCGCGCTCCCCTTCGAGGTGTCGGTGGCCGCGCCGTACTGGGGCTCGCGCCCGGAACTCGCCGAGGTGCTCGATCTGGCACGCGCCGGATCGGTGGACGTCCATGTGGAGACGTACTCGATCGACGAGGCCCCACTCGCCTACGAGAGGCTGCACGCCGGGAAGATCAACGGACGCGCGGTCATCCTGCCGCAGAGCTGA
- a CDS encoding SDR family NAD(P)-dependent oxidoreductase, which produces MSNTTPTDEFAGRTALVTGGASGIGLAIAGRLARGGAAVVVADYDEEGARKAAAGLEASGARATAVTVDVTDPASVERAVRHSTDTFGALHLAVNNAGIGGPSLPTGEYEVADWQRVIDTNLNGVFYSLKYELPAMLAAGGGAIVNMASILGTNGFAGSPAYVAAKHGVVGLTKTAALEYAAQNIRVNAVGPGFIDTPLLRDTENPMREQLVSLHPVGRLGTADEVAELTAFLLSDRASFIHGSYHLVDGGYAAR; this is translated from the coding sequence ATGAGCAACACCACCCCCACAGATGAGTTCGCCGGCCGGACCGCACTGGTCACCGGCGGCGCGTCCGGCATCGGCCTGGCCATCGCCGGCCGGCTCGCCCGCGGCGGCGCCGCGGTCGTCGTGGCCGACTACGACGAGGAAGGCGCGCGCAAGGCCGCCGCCGGTCTTGAGGCGTCCGGAGCCCGCGCCACCGCCGTCACCGTCGACGTGACCGACCCCGCATCGGTGGAGCGTGCCGTACGGCACTCCACCGACACCTTCGGCGCACTGCATCTCGCCGTGAACAACGCCGGGATCGGCGGCCCCAGCCTGCCGACCGGTGAGTACGAGGTGGCCGACTGGCAGCGTGTGATCGACACCAACCTCAACGGCGTCTTCTACTCGCTCAAGTACGAGCTGCCCGCGATGCTCGCGGCGGGCGGCGGCGCGATCGTCAACATGGCGTCGATCCTCGGCACCAACGGTTTCGCGGGGTCCCCCGCCTATGTCGCCGCCAAGCACGGCGTCGTCGGGCTGACGAAGACCGCGGCACTCGAATACGCCGCACAGAACATCCGCGTCAACGCCGTGGGGCCGGGCTTCATCGACACTCCGCTGCTGCGCGACACCGAGAACCCGATGCGGGAGCAGCTCGTCTCGCTGCACCCGGTGGGCCGTCTGGGAACGGCCGATGAAGTGGCGGAGCTGACGGCGTTCCTGCTCTCGGACCGCGCCTCGTTCATCCACGGCAGCTACCACCTCGTCGACGGCGGCTACGCCGCGCGCTGA
- a CDS encoding adenine deaminase C-terminal domain-containing protein has product MTTDQQHLPEPHDVRISGGRVVSTFTGEEFAADVLLRGNRITGVLPPGAPGEAREQVDATGMLIVPGFVDAHMHIESSFLTPQTFAGLTLARGTTTVLADPHEIVNVAGAEAMRWMTEAGQGTPQTQLWGVPSCVPALEGLEHAGASLSAGDIDAMLQWPGVIALGEVMDYRAVVADEPRMRGIVGAARERGVILDGHCPNLSGAELSAYMATGVDSDHTKNRTEVVLEKARMGMLMMLQEKCLLPEVVEALLALPQLPPLCLVTDDLAADHILSTGHLDHIARVAVLAGLPAVDVLRALTWNPAQRLRLYDRGVVAPGKRADLVLLRGELTAFDPALVIAGGRTVARDGKPVYAAEPVAGALSGTFDVEPQTPEGFRWRVGLPDGVHRFRAMRVNSRDTYTEPTEAELPVRDGEVQWEGRVTLVRVRNRYGRSGTVFAPLLGRDLGAGAVATTYAHDSHNLVTVGTTRTAMAKAAAAVLADGGGVAVVHGDAVAARLPLPVGGVMSPAPAEEIAAQSGAVRTALTEWGWDHLNPFMSVSTLTLAVSPSLKITDLSLVDVVRREPVGATAPASS; this is encoded by the coding sequence ATGACCACTGACCAGCAGCACCTGCCGGAACCGCACGACGTCCGCATCAGCGGCGGCCGGGTGGTGTCCACGTTCACGGGTGAGGAGTTCGCAGCCGACGTCCTGCTGCGCGGCAACCGCATCACCGGTGTGCTGCCGCCCGGCGCGCCCGGCGAAGCGCGGGAGCAGGTGGACGCCACCGGGATGCTCATCGTGCCCGGCTTCGTCGACGCGCACATGCACATCGAGAGCTCGTTCCTCACCCCGCAGACCTTCGCCGGCCTGACTCTCGCACGCGGTACGACGACAGTCCTGGCCGACCCGCACGAGATCGTCAATGTCGCGGGCGCCGAGGCGATGCGCTGGATGACCGAGGCCGGACAGGGGACCCCGCAGACCCAGCTCTGGGGGGTGCCGTCCTGCGTTCCCGCGCTCGAGGGCCTGGAGCACGCGGGCGCCAGCCTCTCCGCCGGTGACATCGACGCGATGCTCCAGTGGCCGGGCGTCATCGCGCTGGGCGAGGTCATGGACTACCGGGCGGTGGTGGCCGACGAACCCCGGATGCGGGGCATCGTGGGCGCGGCCCGCGAGCGCGGGGTCATCCTCGACGGCCACTGCCCGAATCTCAGCGGGGCCGAACTCAGCGCGTACATGGCCACCGGTGTCGACTCGGACCACACCAAGAACCGCACCGAAGTCGTCCTGGAGAAGGCCAGGATGGGCATGCTGATGATGCTCCAGGAGAAGTGTCTGCTCCCCGAGGTAGTCGAGGCGCTCCTTGCACTGCCGCAGCTGCCGCCGCTGTGCCTGGTCACCGACGATCTGGCCGCCGACCACATCCTCTCCACCGGCCACCTCGACCACATCGCGCGCGTCGCGGTCCTGGCCGGGCTGCCCGCGGTCGACGTGCTGCGCGCCCTGACCTGGAACCCGGCGCAGCGGCTGCGGCTGTACGACCGCGGGGTGGTCGCTCCGGGCAAGCGGGCCGACCTGGTCCTGCTCCGCGGCGAGCTGACCGCCTTCGACCCGGCCCTGGTGATCGCGGGCGGCCGGACCGTGGCACGGGACGGGAAACCGGTGTACGCGGCGGAGCCGGTGGCCGGCGCGCTGTCCGGCACCTTCGACGTCGAGCCGCAGACCCCGGAGGGCTTCCGCTGGCGGGTGGGGCTGCCCGACGGTGTGCACCGCTTCCGGGCCATGCGGGTCAACTCGCGCGACACGTACACCGAGCCCACGGAGGCCGAACTGCCGGTCCGCGACGGCGAGGTGCAGTGGGAGGGCCGGGTGACCCTGGTCCGGGTACGCAACCGCTACGGCCGCTCCGGTACGGTCTTCGCCCCGCTGCTGGGCCGTGACCTCGGTGCGGGCGCGGTCGCGACGACGTACGCCCACGACAGCCACAACCTGGTGACCGTGGGGACGACCAGGACCGCGATGGCGAAGGCCGCGGCCGCGGTGCTCGCCGACGGCGGCGGGGTCGCCGTCGTGCACGGCGACGCGGTGGCGGCCCGGCTGCCGCTGCCGGTCGGAGGCGTGATGTCCCCGGCACCGGCCGAGGAGATCGCCGCGCAGTCGGGCGCGGTGCGGACCGCGCTGACGGAGTGGGGCTGGGACCACCTCAACCCGTTCATGAGCGTGTCGACGCTCACGCTCGCGGTGTCGCCCAGCCTCAAGATCACGGATCTGTCGCTGGTGGACGTGGTCCGCAGGGAGCCGGTGGGGGCGACGGCGCCCGCTTCTTCCTGA
- a CDS encoding TetR family transcriptional regulator, with protein sequence MNDEGTTEDRRSRKARRTREALAEAACTLVCDRGLKAVTVEDIADRADVARRTFSRYFSSKEDAVLDSVRADGDRINAALSARPADEAPLVAYRNAVDDWLTDDAHPAWHRRPRIFELMRIAYREPTLYAAFQHIRVEAQADSIRILATRMGIDDEHDLRPAVLVGAGAGALVAAQAAWVRGSHEDALPGIVHAAFAALNGELPQA encoded by the coding sequence ATGAACGATGAGGGAACCACCGAGGACCGGCGGAGCCGCAAAGCCCGCCGGACCCGTGAGGCGCTCGCGGAAGCCGCCTGCACCCTCGTGTGCGACCGGGGGCTCAAGGCCGTCACGGTCGAGGACATCGCCGACCGCGCCGACGTCGCCCGCCGGACGTTCAGCCGCTATTTCTCCAGCAAGGAGGACGCGGTACTGGACTCCGTACGGGCGGACGGTGACCGGATCAACGCCGCCCTCAGTGCCCGGCCGGCCGACGAGGCCCCGCTCGTCGCCTATCGCAACGCGGTGGACGACTGGCTCACGGACGACGCGCACCCGGCCTGGCACCGGCGCCCGCGGATCTTCGAACTCATGCGGATCGCATACCGGGAGCCGACGCTGTACGCGGCCTTTCAGCACATCCGGGTGGAGGCCCAGGCGGACTCGATCCGGATCCTGGCAACCCGGATGGGCATTGACGACGAGCACGACCTGCGCCCCGCTGTTCTGGTGGGTGCGGGTGCGGGAGCCCTTGTGGCAGCCCAGGCCGCCTGGGTCCGGGGCTCGCATGAGGACGCTCTCCCCGGCATCGTTCACGCCGCGTTCGCCGCACTCAACGGCGAACTGCCCCAGGCGTGA
- a CDS encoding nitroreductase family deazaflavin-dependent oxidoreductase produces the protein MGSEMLFGNEHVERYVATDGAEGHEWQGTTTLILTTTGRKSGQQRSTPLIYQPYGDDLLVVASKGGSDQPPAWYLNLQAEPEVQVQVKGDRFTAHARTAQPGEKPDMWRTMAAAWPQYDEYQSKTERAIPVVVLTRS, from the coding sequence ATGGGTTCAGAGATGCTGTTCGGCAACGAGCATGTCGAGCGTTACGTCGCAACCGACGGAGCCGAAGGACATGAGTGGCAGGGAACGACGACCCTGATCCTCACCACCACCGGCCGCAAGAGCGGCCAGCAGCGCAGCACCCCGCTGATCTACCAGCCGTACGGGGACGACCTGCTGGTCGTCGCCTCCAAGGGCGGCTCCGACCAACCGCCGGCCTGGTATCTGAACCTCCAGGCGGAGCCCGAGGTCCAGGTGCAGGTGAAGGGCGACCGCTTCACGGCGCACGCGCGGACCGCGCAGCCCGGCGAGAAGCCGGACATGTGGCGGACGATGGCTGCCGCCTGGCCCCAGTACGACGAGTACCAGAGCAAGACCGAGCGTGCGATCCCCGTGGTGGTGCTCACCCGGTCCTGA
- a CDS encoding PP2C family protein-serine/threonine phosphatase: protein MPSHVFADRPAPQPPERGTVDALITRTRLLRGDMDAVRRDAVADDDDVQGRWQRALCDLAVHHLDDLGTHLGQLKEGLPAAGVEPLAGEPSGHRAHAHPGTGSGPAPLLSRVGSADWNLLTDEVSWSDELYQIFGRPPRSGPLSLDELPSVVLPDDQTRLTAMVTDCLVDGKPIDGEFRIRRPDSTVRTLHMMGEPVLDSDGCTASMWAVLRDVSDLRRSERTVRETEDSLQRRERIARTERQVAVELQEAVLPPWRGPVRLPQGGPAALDLAAHYLPSAAPSRIGGDWYDAMALPDGQSLLSVGDLTGHGVGATSAMAMLLGALRGMAVAGIAPGALMGHLNELLEASAQPALGSSVCCRYDPVARTLLWSQSGHPAPLLFRGGTGRALTPPSGVLLGAMPGTAYGQAQEQLRTGDVLVLHTGWLAAHGADAPGEDGLLALAPRFTGAGTAQECVRLIVEEYGHTDRQEDSCVLVARVGTP, encoded by the coding sequence ATGCCGTCCCATGTGTTCGCGGACCGTCCCGCCCCTCAGCCGCCCGAGCGGGGCACGGTTGACGCGCTCATCACCCGGACTCGCCTGCTGCGCGGGGACATGGACGCCGTACGACGTGACGCCGTCGCGGACGACGACGATGTGCAGGGCCGCTGGCAGCGCGCGCTGTGCGATCTGGCCGTCCACCACCTCGACGACCTGGGCACGCATCTGGGACAGCTCAAGGAAGGGCTGCCGGCCGCCGGGGTGGAGCCCCTCGCCGGTGAACCGTCCGGGCACCGCGCCCATGCCCACCCCGGGACCGGCAGCGGGCCGGCCCCCCTGCTCAGCCGCGTGGGCAGCGCCGACTGGAATCTCCTCACCGACGAGGTCAGCTGGTCGGACGAGCTGTACCAGATCTTCGGCCGGCCGCCCCGGAGCGGGCCGCTCTCCCTGGACGAACTCCCGTCCGTGGTACTGCCCGATGACCAGACGCGGCTCACCGCGATGGTCACCGACTGCCTGGTCGACGGAAAGCCGATCGACGGCGAGTTCCGGATCAGGCGCCCCGACTCGACGGTCCGAACCCTGCACATGATGGGCGAGCCCGTTCTGGACAGCGACGGCTGCACGGCGTCGATGTGGGCCGTGCTGCGCGATGTCAGTGATCTGCGGCGCAGTGAACGCACGGTGCGCGAGACGGAGGACTCCCTCCAGCGCCGGGAGCGGATCGCCCGCACGGAGCGCCAGGTCGCCGTCGAATTACAAGAAGCCGTACTGCCGCCCTGGCGCGGTCCGGTACGGCTTCCGCAGGGCGGCCCGGCGGCGCTCGACCTGGCGGCGCACTATCTGCCGTCCGCCGCGCCGTCCCGTATCGGCGGCGACTGGTACGACGCTATGGCGCTCCCCGACGGCCAGTCGCTGCTCAGCGTGGGGGACCTGACCGGCCACGGTGTGGGTGCCACCTCCGCGATGGCGATGCTGCTGGGCGCGCTGCGGGGCATGGCCGTGGCCGGGATCGCCCCCGGCGCCCTGATGGGCCACCTCAACGAACTTCTGGAAGCGTCCGCGCAGCCCGCTCTGGGCAGTTCGGTGTGCTGCCGTTACGACCCCGTCGCACGGACCCTGCTCTGGTCCCAGTCGGGACACCCCGCCCCCCTGCTCTTCCGCGGGGGTACGGGGCGCGCCCTCACGCCGCCGAGCGGAGTGCTGCTCGGAGCGATGCCGGGGACGGCGTACGGACAGGCGCAGGAGCAACTGCGGACCGGAGACGTGCTGGTCCTGCACACCGGCTGGCTGGCCGCGCACGGCGCGGACGCCCCGGGCGAGGACGGACTGCTCGCACTGGCACCGCGGTTCACCGGTGCCGGCACCGCACAGGAGTGCGTGCGGCTGATCGTCGAAGAGTACGGCCACACGGACCGCCAGGAAGACTCCTGTGTGCTGGTCGCCCGCGTCGGCACCCCGTAG